A DNA window from Aspergillus nidulans FGSC A4 chromosome I contains the following coding sequences:
- a CDS encoding uncharacterized protein (transcript_id=CADANIAT00006975) has protein sequence MGSSSDDSDDVRIGDSLRDRPSRQPTLVSACEESAHYPVFDPEDPEHNPTIERNGCLQDVAMQSEYPNASLRWMRGLPRRSLRQARSGIQALRTGLRMSCRRTGQISAGLWSRSDSAGSSNDPRYQQFSSTVSEASTDTDWEFGTNLYRCNYPKHENEVGKDTNVASCTWNLPSASAKSSTAERPMIFPLDVRATSGNESHCSPNPVIPGDGEELLHDAGQYRAILPEFSETLCADDDIHPGELEASVKSNPEIAVHLEDEVNLIADKEGINETCVEDYISISSLLLEALGDEYFLVAKAPGEEPDSGRTPIKDDEFNGHELEHNWPFPMQEVPELVGPRGPLGFNPEAYRRHPHSSDASDEYSVDYTLIQRNYFA, from the exons ATGGGTTCGTCGTCGGATGATTCTGATGATGTGCGTATTGGCGATTCATTAAGGGATAG ACCATCAAGGCAACCAACGCTGGTTTCGGCATGTGAGGAAAGCGCCCATTATCCGGTTTTCGATCCAGAAGACCCGGAGCACAATCCGACAATTGAGAGAAACGGGTGTCTACAGGATGTTGCCATGCAGTCGGAATACCCTAATGCATCCTTACGCTGGATGCGAGGCCTTCCTCGAAGATCACTGCGGCAAGCTCGCTCTGGTATCCAAGCTCTGAGAACCGGTTTGCGAATGTCTTGTAGGCGAACCGGCCAAATCAGCGCTGGACTGTGGTCTCGATCTGATTCCGCAGGGAGTTCAAACGACCCACGGTATCAACAGTTTTCATCTACAGTATCGGAGGCAAGCACAGATACTGACTGGGAATTTGGCACGAACCTCTATCGGTGCAATTACCCAAAGCACGAAAACGAGGTTGGCAAAGACACGAATGTTGCCTCATGTACTTGGAACCTCCCCTCGGCTTCAGCGAAATCCAGCACCGCTGAACGTCCCATGATATTCCCGCTCGATGTGAGAGCTACCTCGGGCAACGAGTCTCACTGTAGCCCAAATCCGGTCATTCCCGGCGATggtgaagagcttcttcacGATGCAGGCCAATATAGGGCAATACTTCCCGAATTTTCTGAAACTCTATGCGCTGACGACGATATCCACCCGGGGGAACTTGAAGCGTCCGTGAAGAGTAACCCTGAGATAGCGGTCCATCTAGAAGATGAGGTGAACTTGATCGCTGATAAGGAGGGTATAAACGAAACCTGCGTAGAGGACTATATCTCTATATCATCATTGCTGTTGGAAGCTCTTGGTGACGAGTACTTTCTCGTCGCTAAAGCCCCAGGCGAAGAACCCGACAGTGGCCGTACCCCAATCAAAGACGATGAGTTCAATGGTCATGAACTCGAGCATAATTGGCCATTTCCGATGCAGGAAGTTCCAGAGTTGGTTGGGCCCAGGGGACCCCTGGGCTTCAACCCCGAGGCATATCGCAGGCACCCCCATTCCAGCGACGCAAGTGACGAGTATTCTGTCGACTACACATTGATACAGCGGAACTACTTCGCGTGA
- a CDS encoding aspartate aminotransferase (transcript_id=CADANIAT00006969), with translation MSTPSSVSSSSYSAAKSRLASLASHIMGSSSASPVFSTAVVPSAPEDPLFGLAQAYRQDPSDKKVDLVIGAYRDDNAKPWVLPVVKKADELIRNDPNLNHEYLPIKGLAEYTTAAQKLIIGADSPAIAENRVCTFQTISGTGAVHLGALFLARFHPATPKPTLYLSSPTWANHHQIFTNVGFTLANYPYFSPQTKGLDFDGMINALRSAPAGSIILLHACAHNPTGVDLTQEQWKEVAVVMRDRSHFPFFDCAYQGFASGDLARDAWAIRYFVEQGFELCIAQSFAKNFGLYGERTGAFHFVSAPGPEAAQSSAHVASQLAILQRSEISNPPAYGARIASKVLNDPELFAQWEDDLRTMSGRIVEMRKGLRQRLEEKKTPGSWNHITDQIGMFSFTGLSEAQVKVLREKWHVYMTKNGRISMAGLNSHNLDYFAEAVDSVVRETS, from the exons ATGTCCACTCCTTCATCCGTATCTTCCAGTTCCTACTCGGCCGCCAAATCTCGGCTTGCTTCTCTCGCCTCACACATCATGGgctcctcatcagcttccCCGGTCTTCTCGACCGCTGTTGTCCCGTCGGCGCCAGAGGATCCGCTCTTTGGTCTCGCGCAGGCTTATCGCCAGGACCCCTCAGACAAGAAGGTCGATCTAGTCATTGGTGCTTATCGCGACGATAATGCGAAACCCTGGGTTTTGCCTGTTGTCAAGAAG GCAGATGAGCTCATCCGCAACGACCCCAACCTTAACCACGAATACCTCCCAATCAAAGGCCTCGCTGAATATACAACCGCCGCCCAGaaactcatcatcggcgccgaCTCGCCCGCCATCGCGGAGAACCGTGTCTGCACATTCCAGACCATCTCCGGCACAGGCGCCGTCCATCTAGGCgcgctcttcctcgcccgcTTCCACCCCGCAACCCCCAAACCGACCCTCTACCTCTCCAGCCCGACCTGGGCAAACCACCACCAGATCTTCACAAATGTCGGCTTCACGCTTGCGAACTACCCGTACTTCTCGCCGCAGACGAAAGGCCTCGATTTCGACGGCATGATCAACGCGTTGCGCTCCGCGCCCGCCGGGtcgatcatcctcctccatgCCTGCGCCCACAACCCCACGGGCGTGGATCTCACCCAGGAGCAGTGGAAGGAAGTTGCCGTGGTCATGCGCGACCGCTCGCATTTCCCCTTTTTTGACTGCGCATACCAGGGTTTCGCATCGGGCGATCTGGCGCGTGACGCCTGGGCGATCCGGTATTTCGTCGAGCAAGGGTTCGAGCTCTGCATCGCGCAGTCCTTCGCCAAGAACTTTGGCTTGTACGGTGAGCGCACGGGCGCCTTTCATTTCGTTTCCGCGCCGGGCCCGGAAGCCGCTCAGTCCTCGGCACATGTCGCCTCGCAGCTGGCCATTCTGCAACGCTCTGAGATCTCGAACCCGCCTGCGTACGGTGCGCGGATTGCGAGTAAAGTGCTCAATGACCCTGAGCTGTTTGCGCAATGGGAGGACGATCTGCGAACGATGAGTGGGCGGATCGTCGAGATGAGGAAGGGGCTCAGGCAGCGCcttgaggagaagaagacaccCGGCTCGTGGAACCATATTACCGACCAGATCGGCATGTTTAGCTTTACGGGGCTCAGTGAGGCACAGGTTAAGGTGCTGCGTGAGAAGTGGCATGTCTATATG ACCAAGAACGGTCGCATCTCCATGGCTGGTCTCAACTCCCATAACCTGGATTACTTTGCCGAGGCGGTTGATAGCGTTGTGAGGGAGACATCGTGA
- a CDS encoding uncharacterized protein (transcript_id=CADANIAT00006976) has translation MAATQAVSFDDIIKSSRQKKKNEELANQILGKNRRASAPGFGPGKAQNATPGGSLASRIGVTKRSASVNLSSKSGSRASSAAAGRNTTSAKPTRRYRPDENRLVSAINSANGQATVRNAGGINIKGASSAPPVVIGSNFAPGTTAADIQSAIEPVSGKIISCWITSQKPTVTAEITFAETSSAEKAVANFHNQRADGRILSFQLSHRDAFGRLITTGSPFDDQREQADRNRRAQRTADPAVQDGRYGFNEQAQQPLDSRDSRYNGRGNNRRGNRGRRNFYGGDQGENQGAQKTGQYSDEIMTDAPPQGPRNKSNRRQ, from the exons atggctgcgactCAGGCCGTTTCCTTTGACGACATTATTAAATCTA GTCgccagaagaaaaagaatgaGGAGCTCGCGAACCAGATTCTAGGCAAGAACAGGAGGGCCAGCGCGCCTGGCTTTGGGCCCGGAAAGGCGCAAAATGCGACGCCCGGTGGGAGTTTGGCGAGTCGGATTGGTGTGACAAAG CGCTCTGCATCCGTAAATCTCAGCTCCAAGTCGGGGAGTAGAGCCTCCTCCGCGGCCGCCGGACGGAACACAACGAGCGCAAAACCAACGCGTCGGTATCGCCCTGACGAAAATCGCCTCGTGTCAGCAATCAACTCCGCGAATGGTCAGGCTACAGTACGCAACGCCGGCGGAATCAACATCAAGGGGGCCAGCTCAGCACCGCCTGTTGTCATCGGGAGCAATTTCGCTCCCGGGACCACGGCTGCCGATATTCAGTCAGCCATCGAGCCCGTTTCCGGAAAGATTATTAGCTGCTGGATCACATCGCAAAAGCCTACAGTTACAGCAGAAATCACCTTCGCCGAAACATCATCAGCTGAAAAGGCTGTGGCCAACTTCCACAATCAAAGG GCCGATGGTCGGATCCTTTCATTCCAGCTTTCCCACCGCGATGCGTTCGGCCGTCTGATAACAACGGGTTCGCCCTTCGATGACCAACGGGAACAAGCAGACCGGAATCGGCGAGCGCAACGGACGGCGGATCCAGCAGTTCAGGATGGTAGATACGGGTTCAACGAGCAGGCTCAACAGCCCCTCGATTCCAGAGACTCTAGATACAATGGCCGTGGTAACAATCGGAGGGGCAACAGGGGTAGGAGGAACTTTTACGGAGGTGACCAAGGCGAGAACCAGGGAGCCCAAAAGACTGGCCAATACAGTGATGAGATTATGACGGATGCTCCTCCACAGGGTCCAAGGAACAAAAGTAACCGGCGGCAGTGA
- a CDS encoding protein noxR (transcript_id=CADANIAT00006971): protein MSLKQEIETWVQALEHFDNQEYDLALRSFAAIADTSKILFNCGVIYATLGEHEKAVECYQGAVGLDQYLAIAYFQEGVSNFLLGDFEEALANFNDTLLYLRGNTYIDYEQLGLKFRLYSCEVLFNRGLCYIYLQQIGPGMQDLEYASKEKYSRSRLTPQGYTVFSIPVGVVYRPNEAKVKNLKTKDYLGKSRVIAANRLSTPADTSQRSVDSVPFATSHLVQKNLTSRSRQQSEPPMHRNLFPPTPPPDADKASLSSTGSNGTVRAQPGKAQRPPKLDLDRPGAQPAGRSTTDLTAPEKPRLGTIRTASEPRGQSRQPRGYAPERHVRSSDGYGHRRGASDHGFGVSNGHSDDAYGMYGEARAMTLANGGRPFQQQGYIDEEEEYGSSPCDEDLVPDASFELMGSRPRARSCSRGPARGYSRRPEVRRFRVKVHSFEDTRYILIPPTIEFAEFETRIREKFGFQMALKIKMQDEGDMITMVDQEDLDLLLMASREIARREGSEMGKMEIWVEERRMI, encoded by the exons atgtcCCTCAAGCAA GAAATCGAGACTTGGGTGCAGGCCCTGGAACATTTCGATAATCAGGAGTATGACCTCGCTCTGCGGTCGTTTGCTGCTATTGCCGATACTTCCAAGATTCTCTTCAATTGCGGTGTGATCTATGCTACATTGGGCGAACATGAGAAAGCA GTTGAGTGCTATCAGGGCGCGGTGGGCCTGGACCAGTATCTTGCCATCGCCTACTTTCAGGAGGGTGTGTCTAATTTCCTACTTGgcgactttgaagaagcatTGGCGAATTTCAACGACACTCTGCTCTACCTGCGAGGCAACACATACATCGATTATGAGCAGCTCGGGCTCAAGTTCCGGCTGTACTCGTGTGAGGTCCTCTTTAATCGCGGCCTGTGTTATATTTACCTGCAGCAAATTGGACCGGGCATGCAGGATCTTGAGTATGCTTCCAAAGAGAAG TACTCGCGATCCAGGCTGACCCCTCAGGGATATACCGTGTTCTCAATCCCCGTAGGAGTAGTTTACCGGCCGAACGAagccaaggtcaagaacCTCAAAACCAAGGACTATCTCGGCAAGTCACGCGTGATCGCCGCCAATCGACTGAGCACTCCGGCCGATACCTCCCAGAGAAGCGTGGACTCCGTGCCATTCGCGACATCTCACCTAGTACAGAAGAATCTGACAAGCCGCAGTCGCCAGCAGTCGGAGCCGCCGATGCATCGTAATCTATTCCCGCCTACTCCCCCTCCAGATGCCGACAAAGCAAGCCTTAGCTCGACTGGGAGTAACGGGACGGTCCGCGCTCAACCTGGTAAAGCGCAGCGTCCCCCAAAGCTCGACTTGGATCGCCCAGGAGCTCAGCCTGCTGGACGAAGCACCACGGATCTTACTGCGCCTGAGAAGCCACGGTTAGGGACGATTCGCACAGCATCGGAGCCAAGGGGTCAGTCACGGCAGCCTCGCGGATATGCACCAGAAAGACATGTGCGTTCTAGTGACGGCTATGGACATCGTAGAGGAGCAAGTGATCATGGTTTTGGAGTTTCAAACGGCCACTCCGACGACGCGTACGGGATGTATGGAGAAGCGCGAGCAATGACGCTAGCAAACGGTGGACGCCCCTTCCAACAACAAGGATACatcgacgaagaagaggaatacGGAAGTTCACCATGCGACGAGGATTTAGTGCCAGATGCGAGCTTCGAACTCATGGGGTCGCGACCGCGCGCACGGTCATGCAGCCGCGGCCCTGCACGAGGGTACTCCCGCCGGCCGGAAGTGCGCAGGTTTCGAGTCAAGGTACATTCGTTTGAAGACACACGGTACATTCTTATCCCTCCAACCATTGAGTTCGCCGAGTTTGAGACGCGAATTCGCGAGAAGTTTGGGTTCCAGATGGCTTTGAAAATCAAGATGCAAGATGAGGGGGATATGATCACGATGGTAGACCAGGAGGACTTAGACCTATTACTAATGGCATCACGCGAGATTGCCAGACGAGAAGGAAGCGAAATGGGAAAAATGGAG ATATGGGTGGAAGAACGACGGATGATTTGA
- a CDS encoding uncharacterized protein (transcript_id=CADANIAT00006972), with protein MNSILMQGLKPLRFLTESTPGSVFSRLASGFRAFPEPPAPGVPATHSYPSTSIPFCRCPRPQRFEQSPQPRYWNPRVEKALPCSWTPPYCVQSAPRLLPVDPRTHCLVPLRPLPRFQRSHVAPSVHWRPGALP; from the coding sequence atgaacTCCATACTAATGCAAGGTTTAAAGCCCCTTCGGTTTCTGACCGAGTCCACCCCAGGTTCAGTTTTCAGTCGGCTGGCATCCGGCTTCAGAGCATTCCCTGAGCCACCTGCTCCTGGCGTTCCTGCCACACATTCTTACCCGAGCACGAGCATACCGTTTTGTCGTTGTCCCAGACCCCAGCGCTTCGAGCAATCACCCCAACCAAGGTATTGGAATCCTCGCGTCGAAAAGGCCCTTCCGTGCTCTTGGACACCACCATACTGCGTCCAATCAGCTCCCAGATTGCTACCGGTCGATCCAAGAACACATTGCCTCGTCCCTTTGCGTCCACTTCCACGCTTCCAAAGATCCCACGTGGCTCCTTCTGTGCATTGGCGCCCTGGAGCTTTGCCTTGA
- a CDS encoding putative SNARE protein (Ufe1) (transcript_id=CADANIAT00006970), which produces MTDLTPLFTELLHKQDEYISLSRPLTTQTADEFLKEAYRINTHISSLLSHLHKIRPSFLSISTHASGKSTHRSSPSTTTTKGKDTILSPDELDAVTSSTSSLLHTLSSSISNLSSAESLRQETHSTLLDKKYNRKRSRASNLLFQWASGSSALAESEDAGKKPEQIIEEQIENNTKAVRESVLWFLRRRLEGTIEMQRDMVEKRIERAREREKSVLYKNSASASTSAAGTLAGSTRSGVAGRGRGVSVSAPSNYPDAALEMADTVGVGAKGNTLDASEVAAIEAELTPEQLQLFAEENDSMVRYYEDTLSKVQCIEYRDEYRAREQRVEACE; this is translated from the exons ATGACAGACCTCACACCGCTATTTACCGAGCTTCTTCACAAACAGGATGAATACATCTCTCTGTCCCGACCCCTGACCACCCAAACCGCCGATGAATTCCTCAAAGAAGCCTACCGCATT AACACCCATATCTCCTCCCTCCTTTCGCACCTGCACAAAATACGCCCATCGTTTTTAAGCATTTCAACGCACGCATCCGGCAAATCTACACACCGCAGCTCCCCctcgaccaccaccaccaaagGCAAAGACACAATCCTCTCCCCCGACGAACTCGACGCAGtcacctcctcaacctcctccctcctccacacactctcctcctcaatctcaaacCTCTCCTCCGCGGAGTCCCTTCGCCAAGAAACACACTCGACCCTTCTCGACAAGAAATACAATCGCAAGCGCTCGCGCGCCTCGAATCTTCTTTTCCAATGGGCATCCGGCTCATCCGCGTTAGCAGAAAGCGAAGATGCAGGAAAGAAACCCGAGCAAATCATTGAAGAACAGATCGAAAACAACACCAAGGCCGTCCGTGAAAGTGTCCTCTGGTTTCTGAGACGTCGGCTGGAAGGCACGATCGAGATGCAGCGGGATAtggtggagaagaggattgagAGGGCGCGAGAGCGGGAGAAGAGCGTTCTTTACAAGAACTCTGCCTCGGCTTCAACCTCTGCCGCTGGCACTCTCGCTGGAAGTACTCGTAGTGGTGTtgcaggacgaggaagaggggtcTCGGTTTCCGCCCCATCAAACTACCCCGATGCCGCGCTGGAAATGGCAGATACagttggtgttggtgcgAAAGGGAACACGCTTGATGCGTCCGAAGTTGCGGCTATAGAAGCAGAGCTTACGCCCGAACAACTGCAGCTTTTCGCGGAGGAGAACGATTCCATGGTGCGGTATTATGAGgatactctgagtaaagtCCA ATGCATCGAATACAGAGACGAATATCGGGCGCGCGAACAAAGAGTTGAAGCGTGCGAGTGA
- a CDS encoding cyclin-dependent serine/threonine protein kinase npkA (transcript_id=CADANIAT00006974), with the protein MSTSKSRWADEDPETEALIAQRKREKEEKRRAKAEKQRLEEQAKAQAAAERQAGDSRLNGDPSEAPPKKRRRLSNEQQPGSSGEQAAKQGKPTTLLQFPALEWGPCRHVDNFERLNHIEEGSYGWVSRAKELTTGEVVALKKLKLDNSPDGFPVTGLREIQTLLEARHQNVVYLREVVMGNKMDEVYLVMDFLEHDLKTLLDDMREPFLPSETKTLLLQFISGLDFLHSQWIMHRDLKTSNLLLNNRGELKIADFGMARYYGDPPPKLTQLVVTLWYRSPELLLGAESYGPEVDMWSVGCIFGELLTKEPLLQGKNEVDQVSKIFALTGPPTPQNWPGFRSLPNAKSLRIPPTQTSSTLLPRSKFPFLTNAGLQLLSSLLALNPTSRPTAAKCLSHPYFREDPRPKPKEMFPTFPSKAGMERRRRRETPEAPKRGQEAPKLDFASVFGGQSAGDYGESGAGFTLRLG; encoded by the exons ATGTCGACCTCTAAATCCAGATGGGCCGACGAAGATCCCGAGACAGAAGCGCTCATTGCCCAGCGCAAGCgcgaaaaggaggagaagcgaCGGGCTAAGGCCGAGAAGCAGCGACTCGAAGAGCAAGCTAAGGCTCAAGCTGCAGCGGAACGCCAAGCCGGTGATTCCAGGCTCAATGGCGACCCCAGTGAAGCGCCTCCGAAGAAGCGTCGACGGCTCTCAAATGAGCAGCAGCCGGGATCCAGCGGTGAGCAGGCTGCGAAACAAGGGAAACCAACGACACTGTTACAATTCCCCGCGTTGGAATGGGGACCCTGTCGCCATGTGGACAACTTCGAGCGCCTGAACCATATTGAAGAAGGCTCATACGGCTGGGTTAGCCGCGCAAAGGAGCTCACAACCGGCGAAGTCGTtgccctgaagaagctcaagctaGACAATTCCCCCGACGGGTTCCCCGTAACTGGACTTCGGGAGATCCAGACTCTTCTTGAAGCGCGCCATCAAAACGTTGTTTACCTCCGCGAGGTCGTCATGGGAAACAAAATGGACGA AGTCTACCTCGTAATGGACTTCCTCGAACACGATCTCAagaccctcctcgacgacATGCGAGAACCATTTCTCCCGTCCGAAACCAAAacccttctcctccagttcATCTCTGGTCTCGACTTTCTTCACTCGCAATGGATAATGCACCGTGATCTCAAGACATCCAACCTCCTTTTGAATAACCGCGGCGAGCTCAAGATCGCTGATTTTGGAATGGCACGCTACTACGGAGACCCTCCGCCAAAACTAACGCAACTCGTTGTGACGCTTTGGTACCGCTCCCCGGAGCTTCTGTTGGGTGCGGAGAGTTACGGTCCTGAGGTTGATATGTGGAGTGTGGGGTGTATATTCGGGGAGCTTCTTACGAAAGAGCCGCTTCTGCAGGGGAAGAATGAGGTCGATCAGGTGTCCAAG ATATTCGCTCTAACTGGCCCTCCAACACCGCAAAACTGGCCTGGTTTCCGCTCACTGCCAAACGCAAAGTCGCTCCGTATTCCGCCTACGCAGACATCATCCACATTACTCCCGCGGTCAAAGTTCCCTTTTCTTACAAATGCCGGCCTGCagcttctctcttccttaCTCGCGCTGAATCCAACTTCGCGGCCTACCGCCGCCAAATGTCTTTCACATCCATATTTCCGGGAAGATCCTCGGCCTAAACCTAAGGAAATGTTTCCGACGTTCCCGTCCAAAGCTGGcatggaaagaagacgacgtCGGGAAACCCCAGAAGCTCCAAAGCGGGGACAGGAAGCTCCGAAGTTAGATTTCGCTAGTGTATTCGGTGGTCAGTCTGCTGGTGATTATGGGGAAAGCGGGGCTGGGTTTACCTTGCGCTTGGGATAG
- a CDS encoding RING-H2 finger protein (transcript_id=CADANIAT00006968), producing the protein MGLPQRPFLSRPSSFSHALLSCPLSLLFLVSLLSTVPTVGSTVLSSETPVAEDPALSQRRFLFEGSQVDLPGGLDLHVAPLLQSPVSFEGSQTRLRGLNRTGTLVQVGPSNSLSLQSSDIAFISCDRTAYTGNLDADATLNNVLSRDPEAVLLYSTTVSHCNYTNDQSNYRYIFTLLSASTAKAIESQLAAGNQTGSTSLVPDMSTFGPANIPGDNDGGGTGGDSPNTGIITALFLSIIITGAIRAHRHPERYGPRQRPGRPRQSRARGIARAMLETIPIVKFGDNTPDGKLDDKGDVEMSLESETPTSQLREGTDTRQPMATGGTTSPTHETPRDTATSSPESDPEQRRAGTTETETTTEHPNFSCPICTDDFIKGQDLRVLPCNHQFHPECIDPWLVNVSGTCPLCRIDLNPPQAEGETENQDGETGSEENAATNNQPAEETHTHRHRLSSYLTSTLNARRMREASVEERLAALRSVREEANRDPADGDENEQRRRRIRLTARLRDRFRIRTRAHGDESTSTLAAPTST; encoded by the exons ATGGGGCTCCCACAAcgtccttttctctctcgCCCCTCCTCGTTCTCGCAcgctcttctttcctgccctctttctctcctcttccttgtttcccttctttccaccGTTCCGACTGTGGGCTCGACCGTGCTGTCGTCAGAAACTCCTGTGGCTGAGGATCCCGCTCTCTCCCAGAGGCGATTCTTGTTCGAGGGCTCTCAAGTGGATCTCCCTGGCGGCTTGGACTTGCACGTCGCCCCATTACTGCAATCGCCTGTCAGCTTTGAAGGCAGTCAGACTCGGCTTAGG GGTCTCAATCGGACCGGGACTTTGGTGCAGGTGGGACCGAGCAATTCACTGTCGCTCCAGAGCAGTGATATAGCGTTTATCTCCTGCGACCGTACCGCTTATACAGGAAACTTGGACGCGGATGCGACTCTGAACAACGTCTTGTCAAGGGATCCCGAGGCTGTGTTGCTGTATAGCACGACTGTGTCACATTGCAACTACACGAATGACCAAAGCAACTACCGATATATCTTCACCTTACTGAGCGCGAGTACCGCCAAAGCCATTGAATCACAGCTCGCTGCTGGAAATCAAACCGGATCTACTTCTCTTGTGCCCGACATGTCTACCTTCGGCCCGGCGAACATACCCGGCGATAACGATGGCGGGGGGACTGGTGGCGACAGCCCTAACACAG GTATCATTACGGCACTGTTCCTTTCGATTATCATCACCGGTGCTATTCGTGCCCACCGCCATCCAGAACGATACGGCCCGCGGCAACGACCCGGGCGACCGCGTCAAAGTCGAGCAAGAGGGATAGCAAGGGCAATGCTGGAAACGATTCCGATCGTCAAGTTCGGCGACAACACTCCTGATGGCAAGCTTGACGACAAGGGAGACGTGGAGATGTCGCTTGAGTCGGAGACGCCGACGTCGCAGTTACGAGAGGGTACAGATACCCGGCAGCCAATGGCTACCGGTGGTACCACGTCGCCAACACATGAGACGCCACGAGATACTGCCACGTCTTCGCCTGAATCAGATCCAGAACAGCGACGGGCTGGTACTACAGAGACAGAAACGACGACAGAGCATCCCAATTTCTCGTGCCCGATCTGTACGGATGATTTCATCAAGGGACAAGACTTGCGTGTCCTTCCCTGCAACCATCAGTTCCATCCCGAGTGTATCGATCCGTGGTTGGTAAATGTGTCCGGGACATGTCCTCTCTG CCGAATCGACCTCAATCCGCCGCAAGCCGAAGGTGAGACCGAAAACCAAGATGGCGAAACCGGCTCCGAAGAAAACGCAGCAACAAACAACCAACCCGCCGAAGAAACCCACACGCACCGCCACCGACTCAGCAGCTATTTAACCAGCACGCTGAACGCCCGTCGAATGCGGGAAGCCAGCGTTGAAGAACGCCTTGCAGCGCTGCGCAGCGTCCGCGAGGAAGCGAACCGTGATCCAGCAGACGGTGACGAGAACGAGCAACGGCGTCGTCGGATTCGATTAACCGCTCGGCTCAGGGATCGGTTTCGGATCCGCACGCGGGCGCATGGCGACGAGTCGACCTCGACGCTTGCGGCTCCGACCTCTACATGA
- a CDS encoding copper chaperone CCS1 (transcript_id=CADANIAT00006973): MIEPFQTTFAVPMTCDGCVKDISQALHKVEGITKVEANLKDQLVFIEGTAPPSSIVTAIQNTGRDAILRGTGASNNSAVCILETHATSVPNKIRGLARMVQVSSNMTLVDLTINGLAPGKYWATVREAGDISKGAESTGGIWEAVKAKLQGANAQKEPRGIFGSVEVDAKGRGNVFLDRPVAIWELIGRSMVVSKSTEGPFRREDSNTLVGVIARSAGVWDNDKTVCSCSGKNVWQERQEQVAQGML; the protein is encoded by the exons ATGATTGAGCCATTTCAA ACGACCTTTGCGGTCCCTATGACCTGCGATGGCTGCGTGAAGGATATCTCGCAGGCACTGCACAAGGTTGAAG GAATCACCAAAGTTGAGGCGAATCTCAAAGACCAACTTGTATTCATTGAAGGCACCGCGCCACCCAGCTCCATCGTCACAGCAATCCAAAATACTGGTCGCGATGCGATTCTACGAGGCACCGGCGCTTCCAACA ACTCCGCGGTCTGCATTCTTGAAACACACGCAACTTCCGTCCCCAATAAGATCCGAGGGCTGGCGCGCATGGTTCAGGTATCATCAAATATGACGCTGGTTGATCTGACGATCAACGGACTGGCGCCGGGTAAGTACTGGGCGACTGTACGAGAGGCAGGAGACATCTCCAAGGGGGCTGAGTCCACGGGCGGCATCTGGGAGGCGGTCAAGGCAAAGCTCCAGGGCGCCAATGCACAGAAGGAGCCACGTGGGATCTTTGGAAGCGTGGAAGTGGACGCAAAGGGACGAGGCAATGTGTTCTTGGATCGACCGGTAGCAATCTGGGAGCTGATTGGACGCAGTATGGTGGTGTCCAAGAGCACGGAAGGGCCTTTTCGACGCGAGGATTCCAATACCTTGGTTGGGGTGATTGCTCGAAGCGCTGGGGTCTGGGACAACGACAAAACGGTATGCTCGTGCTCGGGTAAGAATGTGTGGCAGGAACGCCAGGAGCAGGTGGCTCAGGGAATGCTCTGA